The Litchfieldia alkalitelluris genome has a window encoding:
- the nadA gene encoding quinolinate synthase NadA, translating to MNILELLKKDQDQQMPEEYKQLSVEEMENRVKEIKERMGTSLFIPGHHYQKDEVVQFSDSTGDSLQLAQVSAQNKDAKYIVFCGVHFMAETADILTSDEQVVILPDMRAGCSMADMANMDQTEQCWEVLMETFGDTILPLTYVNSTAAIKAFVGKNGGATVTSSNAQEMVKWAFTQKERILFLPDQHLGRNTAYDIGIPLDQMAVWNPISNKFEYEGDLNDVKVILWKGHCSVHENFTVANIKEVRETKPDMKIIVHPECSREVVALSDDNGSTKYIIDTINNAPAGSKWAIGTEMNLVKRIIDQHPDKEIISLNQNMCPCLTMNRIDLPHLLWTLESLEQGKVVNQISVEEEIARDAVLALERMLQR from the coding sequence ATGAATATTTTAGAGCTTCTAAAAAAAGATCAAGATCAACAGATGCCTGAAGAATATAAGCAGTTATCAGTAGAAGAAATGGAAAATAGAGTGAAAGAAATAAAAGAAAGAATGGGTACCTCTTTATTTATTCCTGGTCATCACTATCAAAAAGACGAGGTTGTTCAATTTTCAGATTCAACAGGAGATTCTCTTCAATTAGCTCAAGTGTCTGCACAAAATAAGGATGCTAAATACATTGTGTTTTGTGGTGTTCATTTTATGGCTGAAACAGCTGACATCCTTACAAGCGATGAACAAGTGGTGATTTTGCCTGATATGCGTGCAGGCTGTTCGATGGCCGATATGGCAAATATGGATCAAACAGAACAGTGCTGGGAAGTATTAATGGAAACGTTTGGTGATACGATTCTTCCATTAACGTATGTAAATTCAACTGCTGCTATCAAAGCCTTTGTTGGTAAAAATGGTGGAGCAACGGTTACTTCATCTAATGCACAGGAAATGGTGAAATGGGCATTTACACAAAAAGAACGAATTCTTTTCTTGCCTGACCAACATCTAGGTAGAAATACGGCATATGACATTGGCATTCCATTAGACCAAATGGCTGTTTGGAACCCCATTTCAAATAAATTTGAATATGAAGGCGATTTAAATGATGTAAAGGTGATTTTATGGAAAGGACACTGTTCGGTTCATGAAAACTTCACAGTCGCTAATATCAAAGAAGTAAGAGAAACAAAACCAGATATGAAGATTATTGTTCATCCAGAATGCTCACGAGAGGTTGTAGCTCTTTCAGATGATAATGGGTCAACAAAGTACATTATAGATACGATTAACAACGCACCAGCGGGCAGTAAATGGGCAATTGGTACAGAAATGAACTTAGTTAAACGAATCATTGATCAACATCCTGATAAAGAAATCATTTCACTTAACCAAAACATGTGCCCCTGTTTAACAATGAATCGAATTGATTTACCGCATTTGTTATGGACATTAGAAAGCTTAGAACAAGGTAAGGTTGTAAACCAAATTTCAGTAGAAGAAGAAATCGCAAGAGATGCTGTTTTAGCATTAGAAAGAATGCTTCAGCGTTAA